The genomic window CTCAGGATTCCTCCATATCCTGTGAAAGTCTCTTCTGAGAGGAGCCGTCTGTCTTTACCTGTGTGTAGGTGTGTTGATGCGATGTGTTTCCTCTCTCGTCCATCTCAAACAGAGCGTCTCCATCCTGCATGCCCTCGTTCTTCACCACCACCTGCTCTCCACCCAGCACCTGAACACAGTCAGCAACACCCCCCAGATACAGTGTGTGAACCCCACAACAGAGCAGACCAGTCAACAGTGCTGTGTTTCGTCACCTGCAGTCTCAGCGGCTGTCTCTGTTTGCGTGTGTGCGCCGTCTGTCTGTCTCGGTCCACATCATGAGCGTCTCTCTCGTCGTCTTCACTGAACCGCTCCACCAGCTCCAGGCCCAAGCCGCTCGGAGATCCCATGTGACCGCGCTCGTTGGCGGCGATGTTCTGCGCGCTCACATTCGCACCGCGCTCCGGGTTCAGCATGTAGTTGATCTCCTGTGAGCAGCTGGTGGCCCCGCCCCCCGCCACACCCAGACCATCCCCTCTACACATGGCCCCGCCCCCTGTCACACCCAGACCTTCCCCTCTACACATGGCCCCGCCCCCTGCCACACCCAGACCCTCCCCTCTACACATGGCCCCGCCTCCCACCTCACCAAGGGGCATCAGTGAGCCGACCCCGCCCCCCTCCAGGCCGCCGCCCTCCCCCTGAGCTCCGCCCCCCAGCGCAGCGGCCATGTCTGGGCCGCAGTCTCCGCCCATGCTGTAAGTGAAGCCCTGAAGCGCCACGTTGTCCTGGTCCTTGCCCTCTCCGCCCTCCTCTTGTTTGGGCAGTGCGCTCCCCAGCGCCCCCACGGCTCCAGCCACAGCGGCGCGTCTCTGAGAGATGATCTGTGTGCACTCGTCGATGACGGTCTTGATCTGCAGGATGGAGGCGGCGGTGAGGATGCAGAGCGCCTGTGAGTGGAGCACCACCAGCGAGCCGCTGTACATGAAGTCCACCAGCTGCTTGACCGTCTCTGCAGGAACCAGCGGCGGCACAGAGATCTCCGAGTGACCCAGCAGCAGCTTGTCCTGGAAGAAGGGGCTGCCGGCCGCCAGCACACAGGCGTGAGCGCGCAGAGACGCGTCGTGGATGCGCACCGTCACGTCACAGAACAGACCTTTACGCCTCTGAGACCTCAGCGCCTCCAGCACAGACTGACTGGAGTTATGGAGGTGGATGTAGTGGACGGCCTCCGAACCTGACGCCATGACCCCGCCggacactgtacacacacacacacacacacacacacagacacacacacacacagagagagagagagagagagagagagagagagacacacacacacacacacacacacagagagagagagagagagagagagagagacacacacacacacacacacacacacagagaggagagagagagagagagagagagagagacacacacacacacacacagagagagagagagagagagagagagagagagacacacacacacacacacacacataaacacacacacacagggagagagagagacacacacacacacacacagagagagagagagagacgcacacacacacacacacacacagagagagagagagggacacacacacacacacacacacacacacacacagagagagagagagagagaaagagagagagagagacgcacacacacacacacacacacacacagacacagagagacacacacacacacacacataaacacacacagagagacacacacacacacacataaacacacacagagagacacacacacacacagagaaacacacacacacacagagacacacacacacacacacacacacacataaacacacacagagacacacacacacacacacacagacacacacacacacacacacagagagagagagagagacacacaaacacacacacacacagagagagacacacacacacacacacacacacacaaacagagagagagacacacacacacacagacagacacagacacacacacacacacacacacacacagagagagagagagacacgcacacgcgcacacacagacacacacacagggagagagagacacacacacacactttcaggaTCATATAACACTTTAACCACTATGTTCAACTGGAGCTCCGTGTCTACTGTTTGTCACATTTAATGAACGCTATATGCATGCAGAATGAATCTTTTGTGCTCGACATGTTTATTGATTAGCCTAACATCTATAGTGCTGCTGTAAGCTCACCTGCAGATGCGCTTAAAGTTCACGGACACTGATCATTACTGCTTTAATATCGATCTCGGATTTATTTGCGAAAATTCGCGACGGACAGAAGCTGCTCTGCGCTCACGGGCCCGATATCCGCAAACaccccttcaaaataaaagccttgaacATCGCCCAGaggcccgtcaaaataaaagccttgagCCTCAGAAAGcggcccgtcaaaataaaagccttgaatATCAGACAGTGGCCTGTCAAAATAAGAGCCTTGAACATCAGACAGCGGCCTGTCAAAATAAGAGCCTTGAACATCGGAAAGcggcctgtcaaaataaaagccttgaacATCAGACAGCGGCCTGTCAAAATAAGAGCCTTGAACATCGGAAAGcggcctgtcaaaataaaagccttgaacATCAGACAGCGGCCTGTCAAAATAAGAGCCTTGAACATCAGACAGCGGCCTGTCAAAATAAGAGCCTTGAACATCAGACAGcggcctgtcaaaataaaagccttgaacATCAGACAGaggcccgtcaaaataaaagccttgaacATCGGACAGcggcctgtcaaaataaaagccttgaacATCAGACAGAAGcccataaaaataaaagccttgaaCATCAGACAAaggcccgtcaaaataaaagccttgaacATCGGACAGcggcctgtcaaaataaaagccttgaacATCAGACAGAAGcccataaaaataaaagccttgaGACTCAGACAGCgggccatcaaaataaaagccttgagCATCAGACAGCGGtacgtcaaaataaaagccttgaacATCCGACAGAAGcccataaaaataaaagccttgaGTCTCAGACAGCgggccgtcaaaataaaagtcttgaaCATCAGTCAGaggcccgtcaaaataaaagccttgaacATCAGACAGaggcccgtcaaaataaaagccttgagCCTCAGAAAGcggcccgtcaaaataaaagccttgaatATCAGACAGTGGCCTGTCAAAATAAGAGCCTTGAACATCAGACAGCGGCCTGTCAAAATAAGAGCCTTGAACATCGGAAAGcggcctgtcaaaataaaagccttgaacATCAGACAGCGGCCTGTCAAAATAAGAGCCTTGAACATCGGAAAGcggcctgtcaaaataaaagccttgaacATCAGACAGCGGCCTGTCAAAATAAGAGCCTTGAACATCAGACAGCGGCCTGTCAAAATAAGAGCCTTGAACATCAGACAGcggcctgtcaaaataaaagccttgaacATCAGACAGaggcccgtcaaaataaaagccttgaacATCGGACAGcggcctgtcaaaataaaagccttgaacATCAGACAGAAGcccataaaaataaaagccttgaaCATCAGACAAaggcccgtcaaaataaaagccttgaacATCGGACAGcggcctgtcaaaataaaagccttgaacATCAGACAGAAGcccataaaaataaaagccttgaGACTCAGACAGCgggccatcaaaataaaagccttgagCATCAGACAGCGGtacgtcaaaataaaagccttgaacATCCGACAGAAGcccataaaaataaaagccttgaGTCTCAGACAGCgggccgtcaaaataaaagtcttgaaCATCAGTCAGaggcccgtcaaaataaaagccttgaacATCAGACAGaggcccgtcaaaataaaagccttgagCATCAGACAGCgatccatcaaaataaaagccttgaacATCAGACAGaggcccgtcaaaataaaagccttgagTCTCAGACAGCgggccgtcaaaataaaagccttgaacATCCGACAGAAGcccataaaaataaaagccttgaGTCTCAGACAGCgggccgtcaaaataaaagccttgaacATCAGACAGaggcccgtcaaaataaaagccttgagCATCAGACAGCgatccatcaaaataaaagccttgaacATCAGACAGaggcccgtcaaaataaaagccttgagTCTCAGACAGCGgtacgtcaaaataaaagtcgtGACCATCAGACAGaggcccgtcaaaataaaagccttgagCATCAGACAGCgatccatcaaaataaaagccttgaacATCATAAAGAGACCCGTCGAAATAAAAGCCTTGAGTCTCAGACAGCGGGCCCGTCAAAATAAAACCCTTGAACATCCGACagaagccaaaaaaaataaaagtcttgaGTCTCAGACAGCGGGCCGTCAAAACAAAAGTCTTGAACATCAGTCAGAgtcccgtcaaaataaaagccttgaacATCAGACAGaggcccgtcaaaataaaagccttgagCATCAGACAGCgatccatcaaaataaaagccttgaacATCAGACAGaggcccgtcaaaataaaagtcttgaaCATCAGTCAGAgtcccgtcaaaataaaagccttgaacATCAGACAGaggcccgtcaaaataaaagccttgagCATCAGACAGCgatccatcaaaataaaagccttgaacATCATAAAGagacccgtcaaaataaaagccttgagTCTCAGACAGCGgtacgtcaaaataaaagtcgtGACCATCAGACAGaggcccgtcaaaataaaagccttgagCATCAGACAGCGATCCAGAATAAAAGCCTTGAACATCATAAAGagacccgtcaaaataaaagccttgaacATCAGACAGTGTCCCGTCAAAATAACAGCCTTGAACATCAGACAGAGGCCCATCAAAATAAATGCCTTGAGTCTCAGACAGCgggccgtcaaaataaaagtcttgaaCATCAGTCAGaggcccgtcaaaataaaagccttgaacATCAGACAGaggcccg from Carassius auratus strain Wakin chromosome 1, ASM336829v1, whole genome shotgun sequence includes these protein-coding regions:
- the zbtb45 gene encoding zinc finger and BTB domain-containing protein 45 isoform X1 codes for the protein MASGSEAVHYIHLHNSSQSVLEALRSQRRKGLFCDVTVRIHDASLRAHACVLAAGSPFFQDKLLLGHSEISVPPLVPAETVKQLVDFMYSGSLVVLHSQALCILTAASILQIKTVIDECTQIISQRRAAVAGAVGALGSALPKQEEGGEGKDQDNVALQGFTYSMGGDCGPDMAAALGGGAQGEGGGLEGGGVGSLMPLGEVGGGAMCRGEGLGVAGGGAMCRGEGLGVTGGGAMCRGDGLGVAGGGATSCSQEINYMLNPERGANVSAQNIAANERGHMGSPSGLGLELVERFSEDDERDAHDVDRDRQTAHTRKQRQPLRLQVLGGEQVVVKNEGMQDGDALFEMDERGNTSHQHTYTQGGFYEDSAVFSSGFWSQADPQASLGSNPRGRGNKPLSPPAPGSQNLNSQMLFQFPASESQQPSFFVGGPMVIDNLAECQQAPPPASLTPAPPPSTPACLAGPSFTPQGSETSFDCSHCGKSLRSRKNYSKHMFIHSGQKPHQCSICWRSFSLRDYLLKHMVVHTGVRAFQCSVCSKRFTQKSSLNVHMRTHRVERTFTCSVCHRAFTHRTLLERHALQHHTPPKPPTNQLQQGGASTPGSAS
- the zbtb45 gene encoding zinc finger and BTB domain-containing protein 45 isoform X3, which produces MASGSEAVHYIHLHNSSQSVLEALRSQRRKGLFCDVTVRIHDASLRAHACVLAAGSPFFQDKLLLGHSEISVPPLVPAETVKQLVDFMYSGSLVVLHSQALCILTAASILQIKTVIDECTQIISQRRAAVAGAVGALGSALPKQEEGGEGKDQDNVALQGFTYSMGGDCGPDMAAALGGGAQGEGGGLEGGGVGSLMPLGEVGGGAMCRGEGLGVAGGGATSCSQEINYMLNPERGANVSAQNIAANERGHMGSPSGLGLELVERFSEDDERDAHDVDRDRQTAHTRKQRQPLRLQVLGGEQVVVKNEGMQDGDALFEMDERGNTSHQHTYTQGGFYEDSAVFSSGFWSQADPQASLGSNPRGRGNKPLSPPAPGSQNLNSQMLFQFPASESQQPSFFVGGPMVIDNLAECQQAPPPASLTPAPPPSTPACLAGPSFTPQGSETSFDCSHCGKSLRSRKNYSKHMFIHSGQKPHQCSICWRSFSLRDYLLKHMVVHTGVRAFQCSVCSKRFTQKSSLNVHMRTHRVERTFTCSVCHRAFTHRTLLERHALQHHTPPKPPTNQLQQGGASTPGSAS
- the zbtb45 gene encoding zinc finger and BTB domain-containing protein 45 isoform X2 — encoded protein: MASGSEAVHYIHLHNSSQSVLEALRSQRRKGLFCDVTVRIHDASLRAHACVLAAGSPFFQDKLLLGHSEISVPPLVPAETVKQLVDFMYSGSLVVLHSQALCILTAASILQIKTVIDECTQIISQRRAAVAGAVGALGSALPKQEEGGEGKDQDNVALQGFTYSMGGDCGPDMAAALGGGAQGEGGGLEGGGVGSLMPLGEVGGGAMCRGEGLGVTGGGAMCRGDGLGVAGGGATSCSQEINYMLNPERGANVSAQNIAANERGHMGSPSGLGLELVERFSEDDERDAHDVDRDRQTAHTRKQRQPLRLQVLGGEQVVVKNEGMQDGDALFEMDERGNTSHQHTYTQGGFYEDSAVFSSGFWSQADPQASLGSNPRGRGNKPLSPPAPGSQNLNSQMLFQFPASESQQPSFFVGGPMVIDNLAECQQAPPPASLTPAPPPSTPACLAGPSFTPQGSETSFDCSHCGKSLRSRKNYSKHMFIHSGQKPHQCSICWRSFSLRDYLLKHMVVHTGVRAFQCSVCSKRFTQKSSLNVHMRTHRVERTFTCSVCHRAFTHRTLLERHALQHHTPPKPPTNQLQQGGASTPGSAS